AAACACCCtttattttgaaaagattttaagCATTGATCATGGACCAGAAAAATAGTTGCATAATGGAATTAATTGTATCTGGTATGGGAATATTTTTTAGCAATATATGTAACTTTTATGGAGATAATTATTAAGTTGTTGTTGGTGGATGCAGACATGAAGTGGTGGGTGAGGTAGTGGAGGTGGGACCGGAAGTCACAAACTTCAAGGTAGGAGATTGCGTGGGAGTTGGGTGTCTGGTCGGTTGTTGCAACAACTGCCGCCCTTGCAATGCTGAGGTGGAACAGTACTGCAACAAAAAGATATGGTCTTACAACGATGTTTACACGGATGGCAAGCCCACTCAAGGCGGCTTCGCCGGCTCCATGGTCGTCCACCAAAAGTTTGTCGTTAAGATACCCGAGGGGATGTCACCTGAGCAGGTTGCGCCGCTGTTATGCGCAGGGGTGACCGTGTATAGCCCGTTAAACCACTTTGGACTAAAGGGGAGTGGGCTTAAAGGAGGGATCCTTGGGCTTGGTGGCGTGGGACACATGGGCGTTTTGATAGCTAAAGCTATGGGACATCACGTGACTGTTATTTCTTCTTCGGATAAGAAGAAAGAAGAGGCTCTTGATGTCCTTGGAGCTGATGATTACCTCATCAGCTCTGATGTTGCTCGGATGCAAGAGTTAGCAGACTCGTTTGACTATATTATTGATACAGTGCCGGTTCATCATCCTCTCGAGCCTAGTCTCTCTTTACTAAAACTTGATGGAAAATTGATCATCATGGGTGTGATCAATGTCCCGTTGCAATTCGTCTCCCCTCTCCTCATGCTTGGTTAGCTACTTTTTTTCTGATTCGTATATTCGTTCAACTTTCAATGTATAAATCATATTTGTTTTATTGGTTCATGTATGATATATACAAGTATACATATAATTCTAACTTTAAATTTTGTGTGTTCTATAAGGGAGGAAGACGATTACGGGGACCTTCATCGGAAGCATGAAAGAGACTCAAGAGATGCTTGAGTTCTGCAAGGAGAAAGGGGTGAGATCAACAATTGAGGTCGTGAAAATGGATTATGTCAACACCGCGATGGAGAGGTTGGCCAAGAATGATGTTAGATACCGGTTTGTTGTGGATGTTGCCGGTAGCAACCTCGAGAATGAGTAAAAAATATACGACATATGTTCGTAATCTTGTATTCGTTTCACAAATGAGAGTGACAAATGCTTTGAACTTTTATTGTGTTGATGTAcctttaaaatatataaatctAATGGATGaatttttatatatacaaaaccGTTAATATACAAGATTTAATTTAATGATTTTGTGATATTATCATATGTGAGGTGgcttatttgacaatttgttataCCCAGTATACAGTATTGACAACCAATCATGGAATATCAAACTAAGGACATGGGTatgtggcgtgggttggggtaaaacgTTTAAGGCATCATCCTGGGTgggtttgggttggggcgtggcctttggggcttggctttcaagccgggcgtggggcggcaTGGCCATGCTAGCTGGCTGCCTCCCATTCGCTCACCCGCCACGTCATAGCGgactttcaaattttgaatttaaaattcaaaggGTTTGGGGGAAAGCAAACCGCCACCCGGTCACCCGACAACCCCCTATATATTGTAACCCCCAACCCACTAGTCCCCACATCCCACGAACCCAACCCTACCAGCTACCCACcactggtccccccatcccacgaacccaaccccaccggctaacccactggtccccccatcccacgaacccgcTATGGCATCCTGGACCCATGAAGAAGAAATGGCTCTCGTGACAAGCgtcgttgacgctatgaagggACGGCCACCGGGCAAACAAAATATTGGTTGGAAGCATTCGCAGCCTACCGACATAACGTAggtaacgaccgccacaacctcaacgggtgccaacataaatggcgcgagctacggcccaagctcgagcatttcaaggcttactacgaagccgttcccAGCGGTGAGTTGAGCCACAAGGActgggtggcggtggcgaacatagagtttcgaggcaaggagcgaaaggcgttcgacaagatcgacctttttgaaatttatttaatgctctaggtttgttattttgtaatttttagaaattatgtaatttttaggattatgtaatttttaaaattttaatgaagttgtaggtttttttttttataaatgttgtgtgattttttataaattttttgtaatttttttttaatattctgccaccggtgcacccaacccaagcccaacccacgccccgccataccccgtGAACACGTAACCAGATGATGGAGGGGCTcctattccacgtgtcaacaaatgcccaaacccaaacccaactcaacccaagccccaccataccccatgatCTAATCACTTATATAGTATTGACAACCAATCATGGAATATCAAACTAAGCACATAAATAAATAGTAATTCGAAATTCCGAGAGTTTGTATGACAATAACATGACATCATGATCTTGTAATATTAAATTTAGATCTACCCCACAATTGGAGTTCTTTTATAGTTTTGGAAAATCAAAATTTATTTTGTATGTTATTGCCTCTTTTCAATTAAATCTTCTAATTagtatttattttataattagtCATTACTTATATATGATATGATGAAAGACGTCACATTTCCACATTGACTTGTAAATTATTTCATCATCCGATTATAAAATCAAAAGTAAATTACACTTCTCATATGATTTATATGTTTTATGTACGAGTAAactacattttttttttcatgggGTTTAAGTTAATTGGTACTCTGACCCCCTCCttggaaataattgcaatttaccTCTCTAACATTGTTGTTATGTCGCATAATTACCTCCTGCCGTCAACTTTTGTTAACAgtcaacataattaagtaatGGTCAAAGGGTATAAAGGTCATTTCCAACATACCATTGTATCTTATACATTACACCACCCTATACATTGATAAATCAAAGCACTATTACCCCCCCTCCACCTTCCCACACTGCTCCTCCACTCCTGTTCAGTGCGATCTTTTTCTCTGGCCATCACTTTCTCCGACGATCTTCAGCTACAATCGTCTATCGATCTTCAGAGCTCCGGCGACACCTTCTCCGGCAATCATCACAGCACCGATGACAATGCCGCTACTTTGTTGGCTGATCCGATACCTGATCCGCCACACGTCAGGTACAATCGTCCATTGTTAATTAATCAGGGTCGGATTTGTGTCAGTGTTAGTTAATATCATGTTATAAACAGGGTTAGGGTCGGATTTGTGTCAGTGTTAGTTAATCTCATGTTAAACAGGGTATTAACAATTAGTCTGATTTCCATGTTAATATTTTGTGATGTTTAGTGTTTTTTTTACAGTTGACCTGACAATGAGCCTATCAAGCTCATCAGTGGTGGTCCACCTGGTGGTCTCCATGTTTGGTAGGCCTGTCCTCAACTTCCATTATCCACCGGAGAGTTGAAGCGGATGTTTACTCTAGTGGTTATCTAGGTTTTGTGTAATATGTAGGTTAACTTAACTTAAATTAGATGTTAATGACGATGACtgatgatgatgtttgatcaGTAGTAACAGTGTTATCTAACACTCTGTATGATGTTAATGATGGTTATGATTAACATGCATTTTTTTTATCTTAACTGGATTTGTAGTTCACTTGTTATGAAAATCAACTATAGGGCAATGTATCATGTATGTTCTTGATGTGAACAGGTTAATGTTTCATGGTTTTAAACATAGTAGATTGTTCAATCACAGGTTAATGTTTCATGGTTTTGAGCATGTTTGAACAGGTTAATTTGTGCAACATATTCATTTTGAGCATGTTTGAACAGGTTAAATGACCATTTGCAGCTGCAGCAGGTTAGGCATTTTACCAAAATCCATTTGCTAAACATGAACACAATTCAAAACCCTATAACATTATGCTAGCTCTTTTGAAAGTTAATAGTGTTTGAGTATATGTGTTTTGCATTTGCAGCAAGTTAATACTGTTAAGTGTTGTCTAGAATCTCTTTTTTATATTGCATTTGCAGCAGCTATGTGTTTAAGTATATGTGTTTTGCAGCAGGTATGTGTTTGAAATAAGATGATTGCTGTAAGCAGTTTACAGCTAATGTTTGTAGCCAAACATGTTTAGATGATTATTGCAAGCAGTTTATGATATATGCTTGTAGCCAAACATGTAGATACATGAAATTAATGGATGAAACATGACCAATTCATATTAAGCTGATCGTTGCAAGTTGTTTACAGTTCCAAAGTTTGATATAGGATAGATTGAAATTAAACGACCATTTGCAGCATGATAGTTTGATATAGGATAGTTTGATATAGGTTTGATTGTTGCAAGCTGTTTACAGTGCCAAACATGTTTCCAgttccaaagtttctgcatcctTTGACTTTGGCTGGTCAAACCTTTTTGGCGGGAAGGGTTTTGGTTACTGCAGGGGGTAAGTAAGCAATGAAATACTTAAAACGGGGGGTAATACTATTTCTTACAACAAAGTATAGGGGGTAATAAGAAAGGACATGTTAGGATCtaattttgattttgtttttgttttacgtttgaaATAAGATGAACAATGAATAAACATGATTCAATGATGTATGCAGtggaaatgaacacaaactttgtaaacacagtcaaagaggaaaatagttttgataaataCATGCTTTTCATTGATTCGAATGATTTCAAtacaaatcaaaagattacaaatcatgcttacaaactaaactccccctcagcctgatactccatggttgattgcacaagatgaaaggattggatcagaggagaaaaactcactcagtccatcaaatgtaacagtacagggtactgttccatttataggcaaatcaaaccactgaagcatctaagctgacgtcaccatgaaagtgacatctaaaaacctaacaacctataaccACTGTTACATATAACTATTGCTACCTAAACACTGATACTATTACAATAGACAAAGTAAACAACTGTTTCTTCATACCACTGCTTCATTCCAAGCAAGGCTTTGGTCTTTGGCAGCACTTGACTTAGGACAGTAGTTTGAAGAGCAGCACTTAGTCTTTAGCAGTTGTTATACACAAGCAGTACTTAATGGTCAGCAGTTGTAGTAAATGAGCAGTGGATGAGGGCCATCAGATGTTgtaaccactttcaaggggaaagtctaatgtaaacagctgcttatgatgaatccacggttgtgaaccggttttggctctcattatctgttcctctgatagggctCAATCCCAACAGGACAATTTAGTCATTTAACAGTGGGGAATAATACGTTTGTTTAGAACAAACCATAAggggtaatatgaaagggtaacatagtcatttcacattccatttaacagatctgttaacttaTTTGACGGCAGGGGGTAATTATGCGACATAACAACaatgttggggggggggggtaaattgcaattatttccagggagggggtcagagtgccaattggcttAAACCCCAAGGGGTAAAATTATAGTttactctttttgtattttttacacCTTTCATCATTAATATTCATTGATTTTACAAattaatttttatacaaattAGGGAGAGAGTTCACGACTCATGGTTCACGTCTTATAGATCTAGTAGTATCTTACCATGTTACTGAGGGGTCTGTATGTTCGTACAAATGTGTCTCTTACCATGTCATTGAGGGTTCACGTCTTATTATGAATAAATATATAGATCTAGTAGTATGATTAAAGAACATGTGTTAGCTATTTAGTAAAAACTAACATGTTCacaattatattattttatttactttcTTTTACTTTCTATCATTGTTTTCTCTACAGTTCTTTTGGTCACCTATTGTTACATCT
This is a stretch of genomic DNA from Helianthus annuus cultivar XRQ/B chromosome 16, HanXRQr2.0-SUNRISE, whole genome shotgun sequence. It encodes these proteins:
- the LOC110918624 gene encoding cinnamyl alcohol dehydrogenase 1, which codes for MGSLKEETKTTGWAARDPSGVLSPYTYTLRNTGAEDVLIKVVCCGVCHTDLHQIKNDLGMSNYPMVPGHEVVGEVVEVGPEVTNFKVGDCVGVGCLVGCCNNCRPCNAEVEQYCNKKIWSYNDVYTDGKPTQGGFAGSMVVHQKFVVKIPEGMSPEQVAPLLCAGVTVYSPLNHFGLKGSGLKGGILGLGGVGHMGVLIAKAMGHHVTVISSSDKKKEEALDVLGADDYLISSDVARMQELADSFDYIIDTVPVHHPLEPSLSLLKLDGKLIIMGVINVPLQFVSPLLMLGRKTITGTFIGSMKETQEMLEFCKEKGVRSTIEVVKMDYVNTAMERLAKNDVRYRFVVDVAGSNLENE